Proteins encoded in a region of the Paenibacillus pedocola genome:
- a CDS encoding SDR family oxidoreductase: protein MNQQETATRKTALVIGAGGVIGSNLIGHLVTLPEWDIIGVSRRGGDNTDRIRYISADLLDALDTRQKLGSLVEVTHIFYAAYQDRPTWAELVPPNLAMLVNVVEAVEPAARGLQHISLMQGYKVYGAHLGPFKTPARETDANHMPPEFNIDQQNFLEQRQAGKQWTWSALRPSVVCGVALGNPMNLAMVIAVYASMSKELGIPLRFPGKPGAYHSLLEMTDAGLLAKATVWAATDKRCANQAFNITNGDLFRWDELWPKIAAYFELETAPPLQMSLSVVMEDKEALWDAMLKKYDLIPNSYQSVSSWAFGDFVFSWDYDFFADSSKARRAGFHEFVDTELMFQEIFDLLRQRKIIP from the coding sequence ATGAATCAGCAGGAAACGGCAACGCGCAAAACAGCCCTCGTGATCGGAGCCGGCGGGGTCATTGGCAGCAATCTGATCGGGCATCTGGTTACTCTGCCGGAATGGGATATTATCGGCGTGTCACGCCGGGGTGGTGATAATACGGACCGTATCCGTTATATCTCCGCCGATCTGCTGGATGCCTTGGATACCCGGCAGAAGCTCGGGAGCCTTGTGGAGGTGACTCATATCTTCTACGCAGCCTATCAGGACCGTCCAACTTGGGCAGAGCTAGTGCCTCCGAACCTCGCCATGCTGGTCAATGTAGTAGAAGCCGTTGAACCGGCAGCACGCGGACTTCAGCACATCAGTCTGATGCAAGGCTATAAAGTATATGGCGCGCATCTGGGACCTTTCAAAACTCCGGCACGGGAAACAGACGCCAATCATATGCCGCCTGAATTCAATATAGATCAGCAGAATTTCCTTGAGCAGCGGCAGGCGGGGAAACAATGGACTTGGTCTGCGCTGCGCCCTTCCGTCGTATGTGGAGTCGCATTGGGTAATCCCATGAACCTAGCCATGGTCATTGCTGTCTATGCTTCTATGTCGAAAGAACTTGGCATCCCCTTGCGTTTCCCCGGCAAGCCTGGAGCTTATCACAGCCTGCTGGAAATGACCGACGCCGGACTGCTGGCCAAAGCAACCGTGTGGGCCGCCACCGATAAGCGCTGTGCCAATCAGGCTTTCAACATTACGAATGGCGACCTGTTCCGCTGGGACGAGCTGTGGCCAAAAATAGCCGCCTACTTTGAGCTGGAAACAGCACCGCCGCTTCAGATGTCATTGTCTGTTGTCATGGAGGATAAAGAGGCGTTGTGGGACGCAATGCTTAAAAAATACGATTTGATTCCGAATAGCTACCAGAGTGTTTCTTCCTGGGCATTCGGGGATTTTGTTTTCTCCTGGGATTACGATTTTTTTGCGGACAGCAGCAAGGCGCGCCGTGCCGGCTTCCATGAGTTCGTAGACACGGAGCTCATGTTCCAGGAAATCTTCGATCTCCTGCGTCAACGCAAAATCATCCCATAA